One Solanum lycopersicum chromosome 2, SLM_r2.1 genomic region harbors:
- the LOC101248168 gene encoding thaumatin-like protein: MQITMNFSRISFALQLFFICHFITSGKLREVEGCSIYISNKCPFPIWPATAPNTGHPVLSNGGFYLPSGGVRRIGAPGDWSGRIWARTGCNFNVPTNHKPACETGDCDGKLECEGTIGLPPATLVEMTIQYDKKQPSFYDVSLVDGYNLPVSVTNKPSSTKCLIRGCTKNLKDTCPPELQVVNDGGQVVACKSACLAFNLDSFCCRNKYGSPEKCKPSVYSSLFKNACPSYVSYAFDTPSPVLSCSSDQFIITFCPDKWATHHLSASSII; this comes from the exons atgcaaattaCGATGAATTTTTCACGGATATCTTTTGCTCTCCAGCTCTTCTTTATATGCCACTTCATTACATCAG GTAAACTAAGAGAGGTGGAGGGATGCAGTATTTATATTAGTAACAAATGCCCCTTCCCTATCTGGCCAGCAACTGCCCCAAACACGGGCCATCCAGTTTTATCTAACGGTGGTTTCTACCTTCCATCCGGCGGAGTTCGCCGAATTGGAGCCCCAGGAGACTGGAGTGGACGCATTTGGGCTCGAACCGGCTGTAATTTCAACGTTCccaccaatcacaaaccagccTGTGAAACAGGCGATTGTGATGGAAAACTCGAATGCGAAGGAACTATAGGCCTTCCTCCAGCTACACTCGTAGAAATGACAATACAATATGATAAAAAGCAGCCAAGTTTCTACGATGTAAGCTTAGTTGATGGATATAACCTTCCTGTTTCGGTAACAAATAAGCCTTCATCAACAAAATGTCTTATTAGAGGGTGCACCAAAAACTTGAAAGACACATGTCCACCTGAGCTTCAG gtCGTAAATGATGGAGGACAAGTGGTGGCGTGTAAAAGTGCTTGCTTAGCTTTCAATCTCGACTCGTTTTGTTGTAGGAACAAATATGGAAGTCCTGAAAAATGCAAGCCGAGTGTGTACTCAAGTTTGTTCAAGAATGCTTGTCCCTCATACGTTAGTTATGCTTTCGACACGCCTTCGCCTGTGCTCAGCTGTTCATCCGATCAATTTATTATAACTTTCTGTCCAGATAAATGGGCTACTCATCATTTATCTGCTTCATCAATTATTTAG